One part of the Populus alba chromosome 18, ASM523922v2, whole genome shotgun sequence genome encodes these proteins:
- the LOC118052097 gene encoding topless-related protein 4 isoform X2 — translation MSSLSRELVFLILQFLEEEKFKETVHRLEQESGFYFNMRYFEEMVTNGEWDEVEKYLSGFTKVDDNRYSMKIFFEIRKQKYLEALDKRDRAKAVEILVKDLKVFAAFNEELFKEITQLLTLENFRDNEQLSKYGDTKSARGIMLGELKKLIEANPLFRDKLQFPTLKNSRLRTLINQSLNWQHQLCKSPRSNPDIKTLFVDHSCGQPNGARAPSPVTNSLMGGVPKSGGFPSITGHGPFQPAPAALPSSLAGWMANPSASAGPLGLAPNNTAILKHPRTPPTNNSAIDYQTADSEHVLKRPRPFGLSDEVNLPINIMPIAYTSQNHGQNSYSSDDLPKNPVMALNQGSAVKSMDFHPVQQILLLVGTNMGEVMVWELGSRERIAWKNFKVWDLNARSRALQASLSNDYTASVNRVAWSPDGTLFGVAYSKHIMHVYSYHGGDDIRNHLEMDAHNGNVNDLAFAYPNKQLVVVTCGDDRTIRVWDAIVGTRLFNFSGHDAPVYSVCPHHKENIQFIFSTATDGKIKAWLYDNAGSRVDYNAPGHSSTTMAYSADGTRLFSCGTNKEGESHLVEWNESEGAVKRTYNGLAKRSGGVVKFDTTKNRFLAAGDDFMIKFWDMDNNNLLTTIDAEGGLPASPCIRFNKEGTLLAVSTNDNSIKILANSDGIRLLRTVESRTFDASRAASAAAAKAPAIGTFPPANATVGTSIDNQAAPAAPMVGMNSDNRSLVDVKPKIQDESIEKSRIWKLTEINEPSQCRSLRLPDSLTAMRVSRLIFTNSGVAILALASNAVHKLWKWQRNDRNLTGKATASVPPQLWQPSSGILMTNDISDTNPEDAVPCFALSKNDSYVMSASGGKISLFNMMTFKTMTTFMAPPPAATFLAFHPQDNNIIAIGMEDSSIQIYNVRVDEVKTKLKGHQKRITGLAFSHSLNVLVSSGADSQLCVWSTDAWEKQASKFLQIPTGRVASSLADTRVQFHLDQIHLLAVHETQIAIFEAPKLECLKQWFPREASGPITHATYSCDSQSIYVSFEDGSVGVLTASTLRLRCRINSTAYLPPNPSLRVYPLVIAAHPSEPDQFALGLTDGGIHVLEPLESEGKWGTSPPVENGAGPSTASGAAGYEQAQR, via the exons ATGTCTTCGCTTAGTAGAGAGCTTGTGTTTCTCATACTTCAGTTTCTCGAGGAAGAGAAATTTAAAGAAACTGTTCACAG ATTGGAGCAAGAGTCAGGGTTTTACTTTAACATGAGGTACTTTGAAGAAATGGTGACAAATGGAGAGTGGGATGAAGTGGAGAAGTATTTGTCAGGGTTTACGAAAGTGGATGATAATAGATATTCGATGAAGATTTTCTTTGAGATTCGGAAGCAAAAGTACCTTGAAGCTTTGGACAA GCGAGATCGTGCGAAGGCAGTTGAAATTTTAGTGAAGGACTTGAAAGTGTTTGCGGCATTTAATGAAGAGCTGTTTAAAGAAATTACGCAGTTACTGACGTTGGAAAACTTtag AGATAATGAACAGCTATCCAAATATGGAGACACCAAGTCTGCTAGGGGTATAATGCTCGGTGAACTCAAAAAGTTGATAGAGGCTAACCCTCTTTTCCGTGACAAGCTTCAGTTTCCTACTTTGAAAAACTCAAGATTGCGGACTCTAATTAATCAGAG TTTAAATTGGCAACATCAGCTTTGTAAGAGTCCAAGGTCTAATCCTGACATAAAGACTTTATTTGTTGACCACAGTTGTGGGCAACCAAATGGTGCGCGGGCCCCATCCCCTGTCACCAATTCCTTAATGGGTGGTGTGCCCAAGTCAGGGGGGTTTCCTTCAATAACCGGTCATGGT CCATTTCAGCCCGCGCCTGCTGCTCTTCCATCTTCTCTTGCAGGATGGATGGCGAATCCATCTGCTTCTGCTGGGCCCCTAGGTTTGGCTCCCAATAACACAG CTATCTTAAAGCATCCCAGGACCCCCCCTACCAATAACTCAGCTATTGACTATCAAACAGCAGACTCTGAACATGTGTTGAAGAGGCCAAGACCATTTGGACTATCGGATGAG GTCAATCTGCCAATAAACATTATGCCTATTGCTTATACGAGCCAGAACCATGGGCAAAACTCCTACTCGTCTGATGACTTGCCCAAGAATCCTGTCATGGCTTTAAATCAAGGTTCTGCTGTCAAGAGTATGGATTTTCATCCAGTCCAACAAATTCTACTTCTTG TTGGAACAAACATGGGTGAAGTCATGGTATGGGAGTTGGGCAGCAGAGAAAGGATTGCTTGGAAGAATTTCAAGGTTTGGGATCTTAATGCACGCTCAAGAGCTCTGCAG GCATCTCTGTCCAATGATTATACAGCATCGGTTAACCGTGTGGCGTGGAGTCCTGATGGAACTTTATTTG gtGTTGCATACTCAAAGCACATTATGCACGTATACTCCTACCATGGAGGTGATGACATAAGAAATCACCTTGAG ATGGATGCTCATAATGGGAATGTAAATGATCTTGCCTTTGCTTACCCAAACAAACAACTTGTTGTAGTCACTTGTGGCGATGACAGGACCATCAgg GTCTGGGATGCAATTGTGGGGACTCGACTGTTTAATTTTTCAGGTCATGATGCACCTGTATATTCTGTGTGCCCACATCACAAGGAAAATATTCAG TTCATCTTTTCAACCGCTACTGATGGAAAGATAAAGGCATGGTTGTATGATAATGCGGGTTCAAGAGTCGACTATAATGCACCAGGGCATTCTTCTACCACAATGGCATACAGTGCTGATGGAACTAG GTTATTCTCATGTGGGACAAACAAAGAAGGAGAATCACACTTGGTGGAGTGGAATGAAAGTGAAGGAGCTGTGAAACGTACCTATAATGGTCTTGCAAAACGTTCTGGGGGTGTTGTGAAGTTTGATACCACTAAAAATCGATTCTTGGCGGCTGGGGATGATTTCATGATCAAGTTTTGGGACATGGATAACAACAACCTGTTGACAACTATTGATGCAGAGGGTGGATTGCCG GCTTCTCCTTGCATTAGATTTAACAAGGAAGGAACGCTATTAGCAGTCTCAACAAATGACAATAGCATCAAAATTCTAGCAAATTCAGATGGGATCAGGCTGCTCCGGACAGTGGAGAGTCGTACATTTGATGCTTCTAGAGCtgcttctgctgctgctgcgaAG GCCCCTGCAATAGGCACTTTTCCGCCTGCAAATGCAACAGTTGGAACTAGCATCGATAATCAAGCTGCTCCTGCAGCACCCATGGTTGGAATG AATAGCGACAATCGAAGTTTAGTTGACGTGAAGCCTAAAATTCAAGacgaatcaattgaaaaatcTAGGATCTGGAAATTAACAGAAATAAATGAACCATCACAGTGTCGCTCCCTGAGGCTCCCTGATAGCTTGACTGCCATGAGG GTGTCtagattaatttttacaaattcaGGAGTTGCCATATTGGCACTAGCATCTAATGCAGTGCACAAGCTTTGGAAGTGGCAGAGAAATGATCGAAACTTGACTGGGAAG GCCACTGCTAGTGTACCACCTCAATTATGGCAGCCTTCTAGCGGAATTTTGATGACTAATGATATCAGTGACACAAATCCTGAAGATGCTGTTCCGTGCTTTGCACTTTCAAAGAATGATTCTTATGTTATGTCAGCTTCAGGAGGGAAGATTTCTCTTTTCAATATGATGACATTTAAG ACAATGACAACATTCATGGCTCCACCACCAGCTGCAACATTTTTAGCATTTCACCCTCAAGACAACAACATCATTGCTATTGGCATGGAGGACTCTTCTATACAAATTTATAACGTCAGGGTTGATGAG GttaaaacaaagttaaaaggtCATCAGAAAAGAATTACAGGACTTGCCTTCTCACACTCTCTAAATGTCCTGGTGTCTTCCGGAGCTGACTCACAG TTGTGTGTTTGGAGCACCGATGCATGGGAGAAACAAGCTAGTAAATTCTTGCAAATTCCAACTGGACGAGTCGCTTCTTCTCTTGCAGATACTCGTGTTCAATTTCACCTTGACCAGATACATTTGCTTGCAGTTCATGAAACACAGATAGCTATATTTGAAGCACCAAAATTGGAATGCCTCAAGCAG TGGTTCCCTCGTGAAGCAAGTGGTCCGATCACGCATGCTACGTATTCCTGTGATAGCCAATCTATATATGTTAGTTTTGAAGATGGAAGTGTGGGTGTTCTCACTGCTTCAACACTAAGATTGAGATGCAGAATAAATTCTACTGCTTATTTACCTCCCAATCCAAG CTTGAGAGTGTATCCTCTTGTCATTGCTGCACATCCCTCTGAGCCTGATCAATTCGCACTGGGACTAACAGACGGTGGAATTCATGTGCTTGAACCATTGGAGTCGGAAGGAAAATGGGGGACCTCGCCTCCTGTTGAAAATGGTGCTGGCCCTAGTACAGCTTCTGGTGCTGCTGGTTATGAACAAGCTCAAAGGTAG
- the LOC118052097 gene encoding topless-related protein 4 isoform X1, giving the protein MSSLSRELVFLILQFLEEEKFKETVHRLEQESGFYFNMRYFEEMVTNGEWDEVEKYLSGFTKVDDNRYSMKIFFEIRKQKYLEALDKRDRAKAVEILVKDLKVFAAFNEELFKEITQLLTLENFRDNEQLSKYGDTKSARGIMLGELKKLIEANPLFRDKLQFPTLKNSRLRTLINQSLNWQHQLCKSPRSNPDIKTLFVDHSCGQPNGARAPSPVTNSLMGGVPKSGGFPSITGHGPFQPAPAALPSSLAGWMANPSASAGPLGLAPNNTAAILKHPRTPPTNNSAIDYQTADSEHVLKRPRPFGLSDEVNLPINIMPIAYTSQNHGQNSYSSDDLPKNPVMALNQGSAVKSMDFHPVQQILLLVGTNMGEVMVWELGSRERIAWKNFKVWDLNARSRALQASLSNDYTASVNRVAWSPDGTLFGVAYSKHIMHVYSYHGGDDIRNHLEMDAHNGNVNDLAFAYPNKQLVVVTCGDDRTIRVWDAIVGTRLFNFSGHDAPVYSVCPHHKENIQFIFSTATDGKIKAWLYDNAGSRVDYNAPGHSSTTMAYSADGTRLFSCGTNKEGESHLVEWNESEGAVKRTYNGLAKRSGGVVKFDTTKNRFLAAGDDFMIKFWDMDNNNLLTTIDAEGGLPASPCIRFNKEGTLLAVSTNDNSIKILANSDGIRLLRTVESRTFDASRAASAAAAKAPAIGTFPPANATVGTSIDNQAAPAAPMVGMNSDNRSLVDVKPKIQDESIEKSRIWKLTEINEPSQCRSLRLPDSLTAMRVSRLIFTNSGVAILALASNAVHKLWKWQRNDRNLTGKATASVPPQLWQPSSGILMTNDISDTNPEDAVPCFALSKNDSYVMSASGGKISLFNMMTFKTMTTFMAPPPAATFLAFHPQDNNIIAIGMEDSSIQIYNVRVDEVKTKLKGHQKRITGLAFSHSLNVLVSSGADSQLCVWSTDAWEKQASKFLQIPTGRVASSLADTRVQFHLDQIHLLAVHETQIAIFEAPKLECLKQWFPREASGPITHATYSCDSQSIYVSFEDGSVGVLTASTLRLRCRINSTAYLPPNPSLRVYPLVIAAHPSEPDQFALGLTDGGIHVLEPLESEGKWGTSPPVENGAGPSTASGAAGYEQAQR; this is encoded by the exons ATGTCTTCGCTTAGTAGAGAGCTTGTGTTTCTCATACTTCAGTTTCTCGAGGAAGAGAAATTTAAAGAAACTGTTCACAG ATTGGAGCAAGAGTCAGGGTTTTACTTTAACATGAGGTACTTTGAAGAAATGGTGACAAATGGAGAGTGGGATGAAGTGGAGAAGTATTTGTCAGGGTTTACGAAAGTGGATGATAATAGATATTCGATGAAGATTTTCTTTGAGATTCGGAAGCAAAAGTACCTTGAAGCTTTGGACAA GCGAGATCGTGCGAAGGCAGTTGAAATTTTAGTGAAGGACTTGAAAGTGTTTGCGGCATTTAATGAAGAGCTGTTTAAAGAAATTACGCAGTTACTGACGTTGGAAAACTTtag AGATAATGAACAGCTATCCAAATATGGAGACACCAAGTCTGCTAGGGGTATAATGCTCGGTGAACTCAAAAAGTTGATAGAGGCTAACCCTCTTTTCCGTGACAAGCTTCAGTTTCCTACTTTGAAAAACTCAAGATTGCGGACTCTAATTAATCAGAG TTTAAATTGGCAACATCAGCTTTGTAAGAGTCCAAGGTCTAATCCTGACATAAAGACTTTATTTGTTGACCACAGTTGTGGGCAACCAAATGGTGCGCGGGCCCCATCCCCTGTCACCAATTCCTTAATGGGTGGTGTGCCCAAGTCAGGGGGGTTTCCTTCAATAACCGGTCATGGT CCATTTCAGCCCGCGCCTGCTGCTCTTCCATCTTCTCTTGCAGGATGGATGGCGAATCCATCTGCTTCTGCTGGGCCCCTAGGTTTGGCTCCCAATAACACAG CAGCTATCTTAAAGCATCCCAGGACCCCCCCTACCAATAACTCAGCTATTGACTATCAAACAGCAGACTCTGAACATGTGTTGAAGAGGCCAAGACCATTTGGACTATCGGATGAG GTCAATCTGCCAATAAACATTATGCCTATTGCTTATACGAGCCAGAACCATGGGCAAAACTCCTACTCGTCTGATGACTTGCCCAAGAATCCTGTCATGGCTTTAAATCAAGGTTCTGCTGTCAAGAGTATGGATTTTCATCCAGTCCAACAAATTCTACTTCTTG TTGGAACAAACATGGGTGAAGTCATGGTATGGGAGTTGGGCAGCAGAGAAAGGATTGCTTGGAAGAATTTCAAGGTTTGGGATCTTAATGCACGCTCAAGAGCTCTGCAG GCATCTCTGTCCAATGATTATACAGCATCGGTTAACCGTGTGGCGTGGAGTCCTGATGGAACTTTATTTG gtGTTGCATACTCAAAGCACATTATGCACGTATACTCCTACCATGGAGGTGATGACATAAGAAATCACCTTGAG ATGGATGCTCATAATGGGAATGTAAATGATCTTGCCTTTGCTTACCCAAACAAACAACTTGTTGTAGTCACTTGTGGCGATGACAGGACCATCAgg GTCTGGGATGCAATTGTGGGGACTCGACTGTTTAATTTTTCAGGTCATGATGCACCTGTATATTCTGTGTGCCCACATCACAAGGAAAATATTCAG TTCATCTTTTCAACCGCTACTGATGGAAAGATAAAGGCATGGTTGTATGATAATGCGGGTTCAAGAGTCGACTATAATGCACCAGGGCATTCTTCTACCACAATGGCATACAGTGCTGATGGAACTAG GTTATTCTCATGTGGGACAAACAAAGAAGGAGAATCACACTTGGTGGAGTGGAATGAAAGTGAAGGAGCTGTGAAACGTACCTATAATGGTCTTGCAAAACGTTCTGGGGGTGTTGTGAAGTTTGATACCACTAAAAATCGATTCTTGGCGGCTGGGGATGATTTCATGATCAAGTTTTGGGACATGGATAACAACAACCTGTTGACAACTATTGATGCAGAGGGTGGATTGCCG GCTTCTCCTTGCATTAGATTTAACAAGGAAGGAACGCTATTAGCAGTCTCAACAAATGACAATAGCATCAAAATTCTAGCAAATTCAGATGGGATCAGGCTGCTCCGGACAGTGGAGAGTCGTACATTTGATGCTTCTAGAGCtgcttctgctgctgctgcgaAG GCCCCTGCAATAGGCACTTTTCCGCCTGCAAATGCAACAGTTGGAACTAGCATCGATAATCAAGCTGCTCCTGCAGCACCCATGGTTGGAATG AATAGCGACAATCGAAGTTTAGTTGACGTGAAGCCTAAAATTCAAGacgaatcaattgaaaaatcTAGGATCTGGAAATTAACAGAAATAAATGAACCATCACAGTGTCGCTCCCTGAGGCTCCCTGATAGCTTGACTGCCATGAGG GTGTCtagattaatttttacaaattcaGGAGTTGCCATATTGGCACTAGCATCTAATGCAGTGCACAAGCTTTGGAAGTGGCAGAGAAATGATCGAAACTTGACTGGGAAG GCCACTGCTAGTGTACCACCTCAATTATGGCAGCCTTCTAGCGGAATTTTGATGACTAATGATATCAGTGACACAAATCCTGAAGATGCTGTTCCGTGCTTTGCACTTTCAAAGAATGATTCTTATGTTATGTCAGCTTCAGGAGGGAAGATTTCTCTTTTCAATATGATGACATTTAAG ACAATGACAACATTCATGGCTCCACCACCAGCTGCAACATTTTTAGCATTTCACCCTCAAGACAACAACATCATTGCTATTGGCATGGAGGACTCTTCTATACAAATTTATAACGTCAGGGTTGATGAG GttaaaacaaagttaaaaggtCATCAGAAAAGAATTACAGGACTTGCCTTCTCACACTCTCTAAATGTCCTGGTGTCTTCCGGAGCTGACTCACAG TTGTGTGTTTGGAGCACCGATGCATGGGAGAAACAAGCTAGTAAATTCTTGCAAATTCCAACTGGACGAGTCGCTTCTTCTCTTGCAGATACTCGTGTTCAATTTCACCTTGACCAGATACATTTGCTTGCAGTTCATGAAACACAGATAGCTATATTTGAAGCACCAAAATTGGAATGCCTCAAGCAG TGGTTCCCTCGTGAAGCAAGTGGTCCGATCACGCATGCTACGTATTCCTGTGATAGCCAATCTATATATGTTAGTTTTGAAGATGGAAGTGTGGGTGTTCTCACTGCTTCAACACTAAGATTGAGATGCAGAATAAATTCTACTGCTTATTTACCTCCCAATCCAAG CTTGAGAGTGTATCCTCTTGTCATTGCTGCACATCCCTCTGAGCCTGATCAATTCGCACTGGGACTAACAGACGGTGGAATTCATGTGCTTGAACCATTGGAGTCGGAAGGAAAATGGGGGACCTCGCCTCCTGTTGAAAATGGTGCTGGCCCTAGTACAGCTTCTGGTGCTGCTGGTTATGAACAAGCTCAAAGGTAG
- the LOC118052097 gene encoding topless-related protein 4 isoform X3 — translation MRYFEEMVTNGEWDEVEKYLSGFTKVDDNRYSMKIFFEIRKQKYLEALDKRDRAKAVEILVKDLKVFAAFNEELFKEITQLLTLENFRDNEQLSKYGDTKSARGIMLGELKKLIEANPLFRDKLQFPTLKNSRLRTLINQSLNWQHQLCKSPRSNPDIKTLFVDHSCGQPNGARAPSPVTNSLMGGVPKSGGFPSITGHGPFQPAPAALPSSLAGWMANPSASAGPLGLAPNNTAAILKHPRTPPTNNSAIDYQTADSEHVLKRPRPFGLSDEVNLPINIMPIAYTSQNHGQNSYSSDDLPKNPVMALNQGSAVKSMDFHPVQQILLLVGTNMGEVMVWELGSRERIAWKNFKVWDLNARSRALQASLSNDYTASVNRVAWSPDGTLFGVAYSKHIMHVYSYHGGDDIRNHLEMDAHNGNVNDLAFAYPNKQLVVVTCGDDRTIRVWDAIVGTRLFNFSGHDAPVYSVCPHHKENIQFIFSTATDGKIKAWLYDNAGSRVDYNAPGHSSTTMAYSADGTRLFSCGTNKEGESHLVEWNESEGAVKRTYNGLAKRSGGVVKFDTTKNRFLAAGDDFMIKFWDMDNNNLLTTIDAEGGLPASPCIRFNKEGTLLAVSTNDNSIKILANSDGIRLLRTVESRTFDASRAASAAAAKAPAIGTFPPANATVGTSIDNQAAPAAPMVGMNSDNRSLVDVKPKIQDESIEKSRIWKLTEINEPSQCRSLRLPDSLTAMRVSRLIFTNSGVAILALASNAVHKLWKWQRNDRNLTGKATASVPPQLWQPSSGILMTNDISDTNPEDAVPCFALSKNDSYVMSASGGKISLFNMMTFKTMTTFMAPPPAATFLAFHPQDNNIIAIGMEDSSIQIYNVRVDEVKTKLKGHQKRITGLAFSHSLNVLVSSGADSQLCVWSTDAWEKQASKFLQIPTGRVASSLADTRVQFHLDQIHLLAVHETQIAIFEAPKLECLKQWFPREASGPITHATYSCDSQSIYVSFEDGSVGVLTASTLRLRCRINSTAYLPPNPSLRVYPLVIAAHPSEPDQFALGLTDGGIHVLEPLESEGKWGTSPPVENGAGPSTASGAAGYEQAQR, via the exons ATGAGGTACTTTGAAGAAATGGTGACAAATGGAGAGTGGGATGAAGTGGAGAAGTATTTGTCAGGGTTTACGAAAGTGGATGATAATAGATATTCGATGAAGATTTTCTTTGAGATTCGGAAGCAAAAGTACCTTGAAGCTTTGGACAA GCGAGATCGTGCGAAGGCAGTTGAAATTTTAGTGAAGGACTTGAAAGTGTTTGCGGCATTTAATGAAGAGCTGTTTAAAGAAATTACGCAGTTACTGACGTTGGAAAACTTtag AGATAATGAACAGCTATCCAAATATGGAGACACCAAGTCTGCTAGGGGTATAATGCTCGGTGAACTCAAAAAGTTGATAGAGGCTAACCCTCTTTTCCGTGACAAGCTTCAGTTTCCTACTTTGAAAAACTCAAGATTGCGGACTCTAATTAATCAGAG TTTAAATTGGCAACATCAGCTTTGTAAGAGTCCAAGGTCTAATCCTGACATAAAGACTTTATTTGTTGACCACAGTTGTGGGCAACCAAATGGTGCGCGGGCCCCATCCCCTGTCACCAATTCCTTAATGGGTGGTGTGCCCAAGTCAGGGGGGTTTCCTTCAATAACCGGTCATGGT CCATTTCAGCCCGCGCCTGCTGCTCTTCCATCTTCTCTTGCAGGATGGATGGCGAATCCATCTGCTTCTGCTGGGCCCCTAGGTTTGGCTCCCAATAACACAG CAGCTATCTTAAAGCATCCCAGGACCCCCCCTACCAATAACTCAGCTATTGACTATCAAACAGCAGACTCTGAACATGTGTTGAAGAGGCCAAGACCATTTGGACTATCGGATGAG GTCAATCTGCCAATAAACATTATGCCTATTGCTTATACGAGCCAGAACCATGGGCAAAACTCCTACTCGTCTGATGACTTGCCCAAGAATCCTGTCATGGCTTTAAATCAAGGTTCTGCTGTCAAGAGTATGGATTTTCATCCAGTCCAACAAATTCTACTTCTTG TTGGAACAAACATGGGTGAAGTCATGGTATGGGAGTTGGGCAGCAGAGAAAGGATTGCTTGGAAGAATTTCAAGGTTTGGGATCTTAATGCACGCTCAAGAGCTCTGCAG GCATCTCTGTCCAATGATTATACAGCATCGGTTAACCGTGTGGCGTGGAGTCCTGATGGAACTTTATTTG gtGTTGCATACTCAAAGCACATTATGCACGTATACTCCTACCATGGAGGTGATGACATAAGAAATCACCTTGAG ATGGATGCTCATAATGGGAATGTAAATGATCTTGCCTTTGCTTACCCAAACAAACAACTTGTTGTAGTCACTTGTGGCGATGACAGGACCATCAgg GTCTGGGATGCAATTGTGGGGACTCGACTGTTTAATTTTTCAGGTCATGATGCACCTGTATATTCTGTGTGCCCACATCACAAGGAAAATATTCAG TTCATCTTTTCAACCGCTACTGATGGAAAGATAAAGGCATGGTTGTATGATAATGCGGGTTCAAGAGTCGACTATAATGCACCAGGGCATTCTTCTACCACAATGGCATACAGTGCTGATGGAACTAG GTTATTCTCATGTGGGACAAACAAAGAAGGAGAATCACACTTGGTGGAGTGGAATGAAAGTGAAGGAGCTGTGAAACGTACCTATAATGGTCTTGCAAAACGTTCTGGGGGTGTTGTGAAGTTTGATACCACTAAAAATCGATTCTTGGCGGCTGGGGATGATTTCATGATCAAGTTTTGGGACATGGATAACAACAACCTGTTGACAACTATTGATGCAGAGGGTGGATTGCCG GCTTCTCCTTGCATTAGATTTAACAAGGAAGGAACGCTATTAGCAGTCTCAACAAATGACAATAGCATCAAAATTCTAGCAAATTCAGATGGGATCAGGCTGCTCCGGACAGTGGAGAGTCGTACATTTGATGCTTCTAGAGCtgcttctgctgctgctgcgaAG GCCCCTGCAATAGGCACTTTTCCGCCTGCAAATGCAACAGTTGGAACTAGCATCGATAATCAAGCTGCTCCTGCAGCACCCATGGTTGGAATG AATAGCGACAATCGAAGTTTAGTTGACGTGAAGCCTAAAATTCAAGacgaatcaattgaaaaatcTAGGATCTGGAAATTAACAGAAATAAATGAACCATCACAGTGTCGCTCCCTGAGGCTCCCTGATAGCTTGACTGCCATGAGG GTGTCtagattaatttttacaaattcaGGAGTTGCCATATTGGCACTAGCATCTAATGCAGTGCACAAGCTTTGGAAGTGGCAGAGAAATGATCGAAACTTGACTGGGAAG GCCACTGCTAGTGTACCACCTCAATTATGGCAGCCTTCTAGCGGAATTTTGATGACTAATGATATCAGTGACACAAATCCTGAAGATGCTGTTCCGTGCTTTGCACTTTCAAAGAATGATTCTTATGTTATGTCAGCTTCAGGAGGGAAGATTTCTCTTTTCAATATGATGACATTTAAG ACAATGACAACATTCATGGCTCCACCACCAGCTGCAACATTTTTAGCATTTCACCCTCAAGACAACAACATCATTGCTATTGGCATGGAGGACTCTTCTATACAAATTTATAACGTCAGGGTTGATGAG GttaaaacaaagttaaaaggtCATCAGAAAAGAATTACAGGACTTGCCTTCTCACACTCTCTAAATGTCCTGGTGTCTTCCGGAGCTGACTCACAG TTGTGTGTTTGGAGCACCGATGCATGGGAGAAACAAGCTAGTAAATTCTTGCAAATTCCAACTGGACGAGTCGCTTCTTCTCTTGCAGATACTCGTGTTCAATTTCACCTTGACCAGATACATTTGCTTGCAGTTCATGAAACACAGATAGCTATATTTGAAGCACCAAAATTGGAATGCCTCAAGCAG TGGTTCCCTCGTGAAGCAAGTGGTCCGATCACGCATGCTACGTATTCCTGTGATAGCCAATCTATATATGTTAGTTTTGAAGATGGAAGTGTGGGTGTTCTCACTGCTTCAACACTAAGATTGAGATGCAGAATAAATTCTACTGCTTATTTACCTCCCAATCCAAG CTTGAGAGTGTATCCTCTTGTCATTGCTGCACATCCCTCTGAGCCTGATCAATTCGCACTGGGACTAACAGACGGTGGAATTCATGTGCTTGAACCATTGGAGTCGGAAGGAAAATGGGGGACCTCGCCTCCTGTTGAAAATGGTGCTGGCCCTAGTACAGCTTCTGGTGCTGCTGGTTATGAACAAGCTCAAAGGTAG